The window GCGAAGCTCTTGGTCGGACGTAACATCCTCTTCGAGGCTGTCCAAATCATCCAGCCCCATCCAGTAAGAGCATGTCACGTCGTTTAACCTCCTAAAGCACCTCGCTTTTTTGAGCGACATCGTAGGGCCTCCTATCGATCAGTCTACCCAGTAATTAGGGGCTTCCTTGGTGACAACCACATCATGAGGGTGGCTTTCTTTTACCGATGCGGAGGAAATCTTCACGAATCTAGCGTTACTATGGAGTTCCTCTATATCACCAGCCCCAACATAGCCCATACCGGAGCGTATGCCACCTATCATCTGGAAAATCATGTTGCTAGCCGATCCTTTGTAGGCAGCAAGACCTTCAATTCCCTCAGGGACAAGCTTGTTCTCCTTTGCCCCTTCCTGGAAATATCTATCCTTGCTACATCCGCCTTTCATAGCACCGAGAGAACCCATTCCCCGGTAGCTCTTGTAGGAACGACCTTGATAGATAATGACCTCCCCAGGACTCTCCTCTGTTCCAGCCAGGAGCGATCCTATCATCACACAATCCGCGCCCGCTGCCAAGGCTTTAACAGCATCACCGGAATACCTTATTCCCCCGTCTGCGATAACCTTTACTCCTTTAGGTCCTGCGACGGAGGCGACGTTGATAACTGCTGCTAGCTGTGGGACTCCTATCCCAGCGATTATCCTTGTGGTGCATATAGATCCAGGACCAACTCCTACCTTAACGGCATCTACGCCTCTCTCTATCAGAGCGAGGGCAGCGTCGGCGGTAGCTATATTGCCTGCGATCAAGGATAAATCTGGATGCCTTTTTCTTATTATATCCACAGTGTCAAGGACTTTTTTAGAGTGACCATGGGCGGTATCCACCACGATGACGTCGACTGAAGCCTTAACTAGAGCGTCTACCCTATCGAGGACGTCGGTAGACACACCTACAGCAGCGCCGACTCTCAGTCTTCCGTTTCCGTCTTTGGCTGCATCGGGAAAGTCCTTTACTTTTTGAATGTCTTTTATCGTGATAAGTCCCTTTAAGACACCGTTATCATCAACTATAGGTAGCTTCTCTACTTTATGTTTCATCAGTATCTGTTGAGCGTCCTCAAGGGTAGTCCCCTCAGGAGCTATTATAAGGTCTTTAGAGGTCATAACCCCCGATATCGGCTGGCTATAATCGTTGATGAACCTCAGATCTCTGTTGGTTATTATACCCACAAGCCTGTTGCTACCGTCGACTATAGGAACTCCAGATATATGGTAATGGGACATGAGCTCCTGGGCCTGAATCAAATTATCCTCAGGGTGCAGGAAGAAAGGATCGACGATAACTCCCGACTCGGATCTCTTAACCTTATCGACCTCTTTGACCTGCCCTTCTATCGAGGTGTTTCTGTGGACTATGCCAATTCCACCTTCCCGAGCTACTGCGATGGCCAACCTGCCTTCGGTGACCGTGTCCATAGCGGCACTACAGATTGGAATGTTCAACTTTATCTCAGGGGTAAGCCAGGTATCTACCTTGACATCTCCAGGAAGAATCTCGCTGTACCGGGGCTCGAGGAGAACGTCGTCAAAGGTAAATCCTTCGTAAGAAACAAATTTTTCGATCATATCAATAAGGGCCTCCTAACTTTTTTCTGTCCAGACATAAATTGTAAGCATTATAGACGATTTCTCCTGTAACGCAACCTGGATATTTTTTTTGCCGTAACAGATGCGTGACAGGTCATACAGAGACCTTCCCCTACAGCACCGACACCTTCACCAGATTTAATTTTTAAATTTATTTTATAGACATTTTTACCCCAGGCTTCGTTCAGTTTATCTTTTATCTCTTGAACCCTATTGCCTATTCTGGGAAGCTGGGCATTTAGGACAACATCGACCCACTGCACATCCCAGCCTTTATCGAGAGCCATAGCTATAACTTTAAGCAAAAGAGCGTAGCTGTCAGCATTCTTATAAGAGTCGTCGCTGGCGGGAAAAAGTAAACCTATATCGGGCAAACCAGCCGCTCCCAGGATACCGTCGGCGATAGAATGACAGATTAAGTCGGCGTCCGAATGGCCTGCGAGGCCGAGAGGAGAGTCAAACTCAATCCCTCCTAAAATTAGAGGTCTTCCAGGAACTAGTGGATGAACGTCAAACCCCAGCCCTATCCTTAGATCAGGACCAGAAACGATATCTTGAGCTATATTCCAGTCTTCTTCAGTTGTTATCTTAAAATTGCTTTTCTCTCCAGGAACAGTCACTATATTTCCCCCAGACTCAAGCCAAGCCTCTGCCTCATCCCTAAAACCATCTGCATTTTGCTTTAAAATATTTAACAAGGATAATCTATGAAAAACCTGAGGGGTCTGAGTCGCCAAAAGGGAATCTCGATTTACTGCGTCTAGAGAACCGTCGGAGTTTATCTTTTTTACAGCGTCGTCGATAGGCAATACAGGTATGGCCCCTTCGTCAGTAGAGACCGAATCCATCAGCGACCGACATAGATCCGATGATGCAAAAGGTCTTGCTCCATCGTGGATCAAGACCCAATCGGAACTACACGCCTCTAACCCTTTTATTACAGATAGCGCCCTAGTAGATCCACCTGAAGTTATAAAAAAATCTGAATTGTCGCCAGTCAAGATGTCTTCGCTGTCCTCGGGAAGGACGAGAACTATCTGGTCGATCGTAAGGGATCTAGCGAGATCCAACGACCACTCCCATACCTTTTTATGACCTAAAGAACGAAACTGTTTAGGGGTTCCTCCAAGTCTAGTCCCCTTCCCTGCTGCCATTATGAGAAATCCCCATGAACCACTCATTCGTCGACTTCCTTTCGGACCTTTCCAAAAACCATTCGACCGGCAGAGGTCTGAAGCATAGAGGTCACCACGACCTCGACCCTGTGACCTATATAGTCCGCTCCGTCCTCTACGACAAGCATAGTCCCGTTTTCCAGATACCCCACCCCTTGGTGGTATTCCTTGCCCTCCCTTATTACGTCTACAACAGCCACCTCTCCAGGCAGAAGCGAGGGCTTTAGGGAATTAGATAGGTCGTTGACGTTGAGAACGACGATATCCCTGATCTGGGCTACTTTGTTTAAGTTATAATCTGTAGTTAGTATTTTGCCGTCAATTTTTTTAGCCAAAGCGATAAGGCCGTTATCGACCAGATCGACATCAAGCTCCTTTAAACCGATTTCCATTATGGAAATGTCGAGGTGAGGTATTTTCTGGAGGGATTTTACTACGTCCAAGCCTCTTCTACCTCGAGTTCTCTTATTAGGATCCCTCGAATCGGCTACCGCTTGAAGCTCCGCCAGGACAAACCGAGGGAGGATTATAGGGCCCTCGAGGAAACCGGTTCTCGCTATGTCCAAGATCCTTCCGTCTATAATCACGCTTGTGTCTAAAATTTTACCGGACACAAACTCCATAGGAGATTCCTCCATACCATCGTCCGACCCACTGGAGGATCTGTCCTTTTTAAGGTTAAGTCTCTGTCTAAGCCCTATCACCAAGGAGAGAGCACCTCTTATATCGTGCTGACGCTGAACGAAAAGCCTAGCCAGAACGTATCCGATCACTAAGTTAAGGAAGACGGCTATATAGGGGCCAACGGGAAGGCCAGAGAAAGGCATTGCAACCAAATTAGCCAGAATAAGGCCGATAAAAAGTCCGGTCGTAGCAGCTGAAATATCCTGCCAACGGGTGCTTTGAAGGTGCTTTTCAAACAAAGTTCCGATAAGGCCGAGAATTCTCAAGAAGACAGGAGCGATAAGAAATCCCATAGAACCACATAAAAACACAAATACGCCACTTAAAATAAATTTGCTCAGGAGTCGCTCCGTTCCTATCCATTCGGAAAGATGTGGAACCATAGATAGAGCCAGCTGATATCCCGCTATTCCCCCAAGAAGGGCCAGCAAGACACGACATATAAATCTCATTATCTTGATAAGTCCATCGGTCATTTGATCACCCCTTTCCATTCGAAAGAGTTATTTTATATAAACTCGAGATTCCATCGCCGCATGGAGGGTTACTCTGTCGGCAAATTCGATGCTACCGCCGACAGGCAATCCGTAAGAGAGCCTGCTTTTTTTTACATCAGGAAACTCCCCTAAAGAGGACAAAACCGAATGATAAGTCATATCCCCTTCAATCCGTGGGTTTGTGGCTATAATAACCTCCTCTACTTTATTTTTTTTGATGGTAGATATCAACTTAGAGAGACTCTCCTCCGGTATATCAGTCCCGTCAAGCGGGGAAACCGTCCCACCAAGGACATGATATATGCCGTCAAAAATGCCAGCCTGCTCTATGCTGAGCAGGTCCTCTACCACCTCGACTATACAGAGAACCTTTTTATCCCTCATAGGGTCGGAGCATATATTACAAGGCTGTGAATCCGTTAGGTTTCCGCATATCTCGCAACTAAATAGATCTTTTTTTAAGCTCAACAAAGCTCCAGCCAAATCCGACGAGTAGCTTTCAGGGGCCTGAAAAGAGAAGAACGCCATCCTGCGGGCGCTCTTCTCTCCAACTCCTGGAAGTTTCTTTAAAAGGGCAACAAGTCGCTCAAAAGGAACGGGAAGAGACACTTTAAAGACCTAACCCTAAAGCCCCACCTAGTCCACCGGTAACCTGTCCCATCTTACTCTGGGCTAACTCTTGCCCCTTTCGAATAGCGTCTCCTACTGCAGCAAGGACCAAGTCCTCTAACATCTCGACGTCTTTAGGATCAACTACCTCTGGAGATATACGGACGGATATCAATTCCCCTTGACCGTTAGCCACGGCCTTAACCATACCACCACCGGCGTTTCCCTCGACCCTTTCGTCCGCCAAGGATGCCTGAATTTGTTCCATCTGGGCCTGCATCTTCTGAGCCTGCTTCATTATGTTATTTAACTTCATGTTATTTCCTCCAAGTCTATTTATGATGATAGGGAGAATTCTGTTTTATCATCGCTGCCCTATAGATTTGCTCGCACAAAAATAACAGACACATCTCGTGGGTCATAGTCATGCTGGAGAGCGATAGCTTTTCATTTGATCTAAGGTGAACCTCTTCCCCAACCCCGAAGGGACCGCCTATAACGAAAACAATCTTGCCAGGTGTTTCTTTCAGCTGTAAAAATAAGCGATCGGAAAAACTTTCGCTGGACAAACTGACACCCTTTTCGTCGAGAAGGATAACATGGTCTCTCGGGGATATAGCCTTCAAAAGGGATTTACTCTCAAGCTCAATAGCCTTGATGGCCCCTTTGCCTCTCGAGAAATCGGGCAAAAAATCGACGCCAGCGGATAAGCCCATCCCTAACCGCTGAAGATAAGACTCAGATTGCTTTTTAACAAACACATCTTTGGGCTTCCCTACGGCTAAGACCTGTATTTTCATGCTCTTCGCTTCTTCTTTGTTAGTTTTTTTATCGAAAATCGCTCTTGCCTTTCTCGTTCCGATATGGTTTCCATTATACGCCTTCTCTCCTGAATCAAGGAAGGCAACAGCGAATATTCTAACGTATTTATTTTTAAGTTGGTTTTTTTAAGCTCCCGCTCGAAAGCCTGTATTTTGCCTTTTAGGGTCACATATTCCCATAAAACCGATTCGCATTTAGAGATAAAGAACAGCAGTTCTTCCATGTAGATGGACACCAAAGCGGGGTCCATAGCCATCGACAGCTTTGTCCTCTCATCCAAAGATTTAGGAGAAAAGTCCGTATAGCTAAATCCTAAAATTGACTCTTTTACGGCGAAAAGAGTCAACGGGGAACGCTGTAACCCTAAGAGCTGTATCGCCTCCGCCCCATCGTAGGCCCTTACTAGACCGTAAAGGGTGGAGATTTGAGAGCACAGAAGATTAAATTCTTTCTTGATGGATTTAAATTTTTTCTTCTCTCCCTCCATCGATCTCATAAGAGCATCCCTTTTCTTCTCAAGAAGCCCCTTTCCAAAGGTAACATTCCCTATCTGAGAGGAAACCTCTAGAAGACGATCTCTTGTGGCGGAGAAGGACATTTACCTTGCCCGCCTAGAGACCAAATCGGAAGGAAGTTTAAAGAGCTCCTGATCTGGAAGGACTTTCAACGCGTCCCATGACCGATCAAAAGTCGACTCTATAGAGATATCCGAATCTCCTTGATCGATAAAGATGTCGTCAAAAAGCCTGCCGAACTCTATGTATTTATGCTCGAGATCGGTTAGCCCCTCATCTCCAACGATGAGCCTTAATTTCACAAGTTCTCTGGCTTTAGAGTACGATGCGTAAAGCTGATCGGCCATCGCTCGATGATAGCTAAAGGTCTTTCCTCTACCGATACCTTTATTCATGAGTCGACTCAGGCTGGGCAATACATCTACGGGAGGAAAAATCCCTTTGTCCGTCAAGTCTCTTCCCAGCACGATCTGCCCCTCGGTTATATATCCAGAGAGGTCTACCACCGGATGGGTCATGTCGTCATCAGGCATGGTGATTATCGGAATCTGGGTTATGCTTCCCGAATTACCCTCTATACACCCAGCTCTTTCGTATAGCTCCGCAAGGTCTGAATACATGTATCCAGGATATCCTCTTCTCCCTGGAACCTCCTCTCGAGCGGCACTGACCTCCCTGAGAGAGTTACAGTAGTGAAGCATATCGGTCATAACCACCAAGACATCGTAACCCTTTTGAAACGCAAAATATTCAGCGACCGTGAGGGCCATTCGAGGCGTCAAAAGCCTTTCCGCTGCCGAATCGCTGGCGAGGTTTACGAAGAAAACCCCCTTTTCCAGGGCACCGGTCTCTTCAAAGGAGTCCATAAAAAACTGGGCCTCCCTTTTGGTTATCCCCATAGCGGCAAACACCACGAGAAACTGTCTGTCCTTATCTAACGATCTGGCTTGTTTTACTATCTGAGCGGTGAGACGGTTTGCAGGAAGACCAGGTCCGGCGAAAACAGGTAGTTTTTGGCCTTTAACTAAAGTATTCATCATATCAATAGAGGATATACCGGTCTGTATAAAGGACTGGGGGCTGCTCCTTCTAGCGGGGTTGATAGGTAAACCAGAGACAGGTAGCCTGTCTTCGTAAAACAGGAGCTCCTTGCCGCTCCGATCCTGCCCTCTGCCGTTCAGTACCTTTCCTATCAGCCCACTACCGACAGGTACTTTAAATACGCTACGATCCATCCATACGGTAGTTCCTCCAGTACCTAACCCCATAGATCCATCGAATAGCTGGATAACGCAGAGATCTCCGTCTATCTGTAAAATCTGGCCTTGACGCTTTCGCTTGCTGTCCTCTATCGTTACCAATTCCCCATAACCGGCGTTCTGAACCCCTTCGACAAACAGAAGAGGCCCAGCCATTCCAGATATTTTAGAATAGCCCTCCCTATACAGTTTCATCGGAAATCACCACCGTAGAGCTCTTTATGTCTTCCTTTAGGCTATCAAGCCATAAAACAAAGCTCTGTCTAAGATCATTTGGAGTTAAACCTCTAAGGGATAACAGGTCTCTGATAATAGGTCTGTCGTAGACAAAATCACAGCTAAGCCCAGAGGATATCGCATCTAAAACGACCCTATCGAGATCCCTAAGGCAAGACATAAGAGCCTCTTGATTTTTTATAGAACAAGAGGCATCTGCAGGGTCGAAAGCGTTTTGCTGAAGGTAGACAGCTTTGATTATATCCACAAAAGCGAGAGTCCATTTGTCTCTCTCGGATAGGCCATCTCTGCCTACCAACTGGACCAAACTCTTAAGGGCCTTTTCGGATGAAAGTTTTTCCTTTAGAAAAGATCTGAGGGTGTGCCAATCGGGAGAGACTTCGCAAAAAAACGCCTCAAGCTCTTTATCATAAAGGCTGTAGCTTTGATTCCAGTTGATAGAGGGGAAGTGTCTTTGATGAGCTAGAGATTTGTCCAAAGCCCAAAAGGTACCGGAAAGCCTCAAGCTAGCTTGAGTAACAGGCTCAGAAAAATCACCTCCCGCCGGAGAAACAGCGTTTATAACCGTTATAGCCCCCTCTCGGTTAGGTTTTCCCAGAACCGAGGCCCTGCCAGCTCTCTCGTAATATTCAGCGAGCCTAGTGCCAAGATAAGCCGGATATCCCTCCTCCCCGGGCATCTCCTCCAGCCTTCCTCCTATCTCTCTGAGAGCCTCCGCCCATCTAGAGGTAGAGTCCGCCATTACCGCCACCGATAACCCCATATCTCGGTAATATTCAGCCACCGTCATACCAAGATAGACGCTGGCCTCTCGCGCAGCAACAGGCATATTAGAGGTATTTGCGATAAGGACCATTCTCTCCATAAGAGGAGCGTCTCTGTAAGGATCCTTCAAGGATGGAAACTCCTCCAGGACCTCGGTCATCTCGTTTCCTCTTTCGCCACAACCTATATAGACTATAACGTCTGCGTTGCACCACTTAGCTACCGATTGTTGGGTAACGGTCTTACCGGTTCCGAATCCTCCAGGCAAAACCGCCGCCCCTCCTTGAGCGACGGGAAAGAGGGTATCCAGAACTCTCTGTCCGGTTATCAAAGGACTGGACAAAGGGAGTCTTTCCAGTATAGGACGAGCCCTTCGGACATCCCATCTTTGAACCATAAAAAGGTTTATCTCATCGTATATAGCGACAGGATAATCCAGATCGTAGTCCCCTTCAGGAGCTATATAGGCCAGAATTCCACCGTTTTGGTCAGGTGGCACAGTTATTAAATTCTCAATCGCCTGACATTCTCTAACCACTCCGATAACATCCCCCGGAGAAACCCTATCGCCGGATGATACCATAGGTATAAAATGCCACTTTTTGCTATGATCTATAGAGGGAATTAATTTACCTCTTTCCAAAAAATCTCCATCAGCGCCTAAGGTCCTTAAAGGTCGTCCTATTCCGTCGAGGACGGAACCAAGGAGTCCAGGACCAAGCTCTACAGACAAGAGCTTTCCCGAAAACAATATAGTGTCCCCGACGGAAAGACCATCAGGGGTCTCGTAAATCTGTATGTCCACAAGCTTGCCTTTGACCCTGACTATCTCCCCTAGAAGCATCTGAGGACCTACGTAAACAACTTCATACATCAACACGGAAAAATCTACTATAGTCTTTACAACGGGACCGGCTATACCCCATATACTGGACTTATTGTTCATAGCTTT is drawn from Dethiosulfovibrio salsuginis and contains these coding sequences:
- a CDS encoding 23S rRNA (pseudouridine(1915)-N(3))-methyltransferase RlmH, whose protein sequence is MKIQVLAVGKPKDVFVKKQSESYLQRLGMGLSAGVDFLPDFSRGKGAIKAIELESKSLLKAISPRDHVILLDEKGVSLSSESFSDRLFLQLKETPGKIVFVIGGPFGVGEEVHLRSNEKLSLSSMTMTHEMCLLFLCEQIYRAAMIKQNSPYHHK
- the recR gene encoding recombination mediator RecR, which encodes MSLPVPFERLVALLKKLPGVGEKSARRMAFFSFQAPESYSSDLAGALLSLKKDLFSCEICGNLTDSQPCNICSDPMRDKKVLCIVEVVEDLLSIEQAGIFDGIYHVLGGTVSPLDGTDIPEESLSKLISTIKKNKVEEVIIATNPRIEGDMTYHSVLSSLGEFPDVKKSRLSYGLPVGGSIEFADRVTLHAAMESRVYIK
- a CDS encoding V-type ATP synthase subunit A, coding for MNNKSSIWGIAGPVVKTIVDFSVLMYEVVYVGPQMLLGEIVRVKGKLVDIQIYETPDGLSVGDTILFSGKLLSVELGPGLLGSVLDGIGRPLRTLGADGDFLERGKLIPSIDHSKKWHFIPMVSSGDRVSPGDVIGVVRECQAIENLITVPPDQNGGILAYIAPEGDYDLDYPVAIYDEINLFMVQRWDVRRARPILERLPLSSPLITGQRVLDTLFPVAQGGAAVLPGGFGTGKTVTQQSVAKWCNADVIVYIGCGERGNEMTEVLEEFPSLKDPYRDAPLMERMVLIANTSNMPVAAREASVYLGMTVAEYYRDMGLSVAVMADSTSRWAEALREIGGRLEEMPGEEGYPAYLGTRLAEYYERAGRASVLGKPNREGAITVINAVSPAGGDFSEPVTQASLRLSGTFWALDKSLAHQRHFPSINWNQSYSLYDKELEAFFCEVSPDWHTLRSFLKEKLSSEKALKSLVQLVGRDGLSERDKWTLAFVDIIKAVYLQQNAFDPADASCSIKNQEALMSCLRDLDRVVLDAISSGLSCDFVYDRPIIRDLLSLRGLTPNDLRQSFVLWLDSLKEDIKSSTVVISDETV
- a CDS encoding V-type ATP synthase subunit D, with the protein product MSFSATRDRLLEVSSQIGNVTFGKGLLEKKRDALMRSMEGEKKKFKSIKKEFNLLCSQISTLYGLVRAYDGAEAIQLLGLQRSPLTLFAVKESILGFSYTDFSPKSLDERTKLSMAMDPALVSIYMEELLFFISKCESVLWEYVTLKGKIQAFERELKKTNLKINTLEYSLLPSLIQERRRIMETISERERQERFSIKKLTKKKRRA
- the ispF gene encoding 2-C-methyl-D-erythritol 2,4-cyclodiphosphate synthase; protein product: MAAGKGTRLGGTPKQFRSLGHKKVWEWSLDLARSLTIDQIVLVLPEDSEDILTGDNSDFFITSGGSTRALSVIKGLEACSSDWVLIHDGARPFASSDLCRSLMDSVSTDEGAIPVLPIDDAVKKINSDGSLDAVNRDSLLATQTPQVFHRLSLLNILKQNADGFRDEAEAWLESGGNIVTVPGEKSNFKITTEEDWNIAQDIVSGPDLRIGLGFDVHPLVPGRPLILGGIEFDSPLGLAGHSDADLICHSIADGILGAAGLPDIGLLFPASDDSYKNADSYALLLKVIAMALDKGWDVQWVDVVLNAQLPRIGNRVQEIKDKLNEAWGKNVYKINLKIKSGEGVGAVGEGLCMTCHASVTAKKISRLRYRRNRL
- a CDS encoding PIN/TRAM domain-containing protein — protein: MTDGLIKIMRFICRVLLALLGGIAGYQLALSMVPHLSEWIGTERLLSKFILSGVFVFLCGSMGFLIAPVFLRILGLIGTLFEKHLQSTRWQDISAATTGLFIGLILANLVAMPFSGLPVGPYIAVFLNLVIGYVLARLFVQRQHDIRGALSLVIGLRQRLNLKKDRSSSGSDDGMEESPMEFVSGKILDTSVIIDGRILDIARTGFLEGPIILPRFVLAELQAVADSRDPNKRTRGRRGLDVVKSLQKIPHLDISIMEIGLKELDVDLVDNGLIALAKKIDGKILTTDYNLNKVAQIRDIVVLNVNDLSNSLKPSLLPGEVAVVDVIREGKEYHQGVGYLENGTMLVVEDGADYIGHRVEVVVTSMLQTSAGRMVFGKVRKEVDE
- the guaB gene encoding IMP dehydrogenase, with the protein product MIEKFVSYEGFTFDDVLLEPRYSEILPGDVKVDTWLTPEIKLNIPICSAAMDTVTEGRLAIAVAREGGIGIVHRNTSIEGQVKEVDKVKRSESGVIVDPFFLHPEDNLIQAQELMSHYHISGVPIVDGSNRLVGIITNRDLRFINDYSQPISGVMTSKDLIIAPEGTTLEDAQQILMKHKVEKLPIVDDNGVLKGLITIKDIQKVKDFPDAAKDGNGRLRVGAAVGVSTDVLDRVDALVKASVDVIVVDTAHGHSKKVLDTVDIIRKRHPDLSLIAGNIATADAALALIERGVDAVKVGVGPGSICTTRIIAGIGVPQLAAVINVASVAGPKGVKVIADGGIRYSGDAVKALAAGADCVMIGSLLAGTEESPGEVIIYQGRSYKSYRGMGSLGAMKGGCSKDRYFQEGAKENKLVPEGIEGLAAYKGSASNMIFQMIGGIRSGMGYVGAGDIEELHSNARFVKISSASVKESHPHDVVVTKEAPNYWVD
- a CDS encoding YbaB/EbfC family nucleoid-associated protein, with protein sequence MKLNNIMKQAQKMQAQMEQIQASLADERVEGNAGGGMVKAVANGQGELISVRISPEVVDPKDVEMLEDLVLAAVGDAIRKGQELAQSKMGQVTGGLGGALGLGL
- a CDS encoding V-type ATP synthase subunit B; protein product: MKLYREGYSKISGMAGPLLFVEGVQNAGYGELVTIEDSKRKRQGQILQIDGDLCVIQLFDGSMGLGTGGTTVWMDRSVFKVPVGSGLIGKVLNGRGQDRSGKELLFYEDRLPVSGLPINPARRSSPQSFIQTGISSIDMMNTLVKGQKLPVFAGPGLPANRLTAQIVKQARSLDKDRQFLVVFAAMGITKREAQFFMDSFEETGALEKGVFFVNLASDSAAERLLTPRMALTVAEYFAFQKGYDVLVVMTDMLHYCNSLREVSAAREEVPGRRGYPGYMYSDLAELYERAGCIEGNSGSITQIPIITMPDDDMTHPVVDLSGYITEGQIVLGRDLTDKGIFPPVDVLPSLSRLMNKGIGRGKTFSYHRAMADQLYASYSKARELVKLRLIVGDEGLTDLEHKYIEFGRLFDDIFIDQGDSDISIESTFDRSWDALKVLPDQELFKLPSDLVSRRAR